The sequence AAGTCGAGAACATGTAAATCGTTGTAGCAAGTTGTATGTGAAGCCCCACCAAAGATAAGCAAGTATCGCTCAACATGTATAGCAGCAGTATGATCAGACCTTGGAGAAGGAGGTGTTCCACTGCCAATTACAACTAGTTAGCACCAAACATAAACACATTTCTTTTACATTTCCCCCTCTTGATATTGGTACCAAAAGAAAATTGCATTTTCATCACTGGAATTAGTAACATAAGACACCGACCACGTATCAAAACCAGATTATGGCTTTTATGAAACTTCAATATGCTTTTATGAAAAATTTTCTGTTTTCTAAAACCATTGAATAACCTCATCTAGGAAAACCTTATTTTTTGGGGGGccatacaaaagaagaaattattaTGCAGATTAAAAAGAAATACTTGGGACAGAATAATTAGTTACACCAAACAGAGGCCAAATTCCTGAAGAAAACAACATCAACCTCCCTTCCCCCAGAATCGCATCAATTTCATCCCATGTCATGGTCTCCAGGTCAAGAATATACAGATCATTTAAAAGAGTCCCCTTTGCATCTTGTCCACCAAAAATTACTAAGCTTGTTCCAACAAGGTTAGCTGATTGCCCTCCACGTGACACCTAGGAAACCAACATGATAAAAGGGCACTTAACAAGCCGTTATTGAATTTCTATAAAAATAGAGGGACATTCATTGCTAAAACTcacaaatttatttttctattttgttagAGTCTTAGAGAAATGCCGATGTGAAATGTCACATACTTCTAGTACAAGTTCTGAGATTTTACAAGGATTCTTAGGATAAAAACTATAAAAGAATAAGGGATACATACTGGAGCTTTGCCAGAAGTCTTCAAAGTTGACCAAGTTGAAGTTTGTATATCAAACATTTTCACTGTCGAAATAATAAATGTCAATATTAATAGTAATACAGATACTTGCAACCATGATATAAaaggcaacaacaacaaaaaatagaGAAGTAAGTAGGACAATATTCACAAAATAGCGGAGAACATCATAATGGACATACCAAATTAAATAAAGTATGTATGTGACACTGGCATGCTTTtagtttattaaaataaatagaaaccATAAATTTATAAAGGATCCTTGTCTGGCTACTTAAATCCAAATGATACTTTCATCTATTTATGTTACGCTATGCACAGAAACAAAGTCAGCCGCAAGAATGACAGTGCATTAAAACATTAACACTGTAATTAATAGTATACCTTGGATAAATTCAGAAGGGTCCTTTGAATGCCCAGCAACCGAAAGAAGCTTGTTACCCCATGGAATCTGCAGTGAAAATGTATTACGTGACCAAAATCCAAAATATTCTACAAGCAGTTAACAGCAAATAAGTTGAACATAGCAGTTGATTATGCAGAGGTTTATGTTCAATACAAACCAAAGAATTGCCAGCACAGCGTGTTGAAATTGATGAAGACTCTACTTCAGCCTTAGCATTAATCTTTGACCAAGTCCAACTTCTCAAATCCAGAACCTGAATTTGTTTCCAAGGAGATGAAAGTGAACAACAAATGATATAGGCATATAGCCAACTTAAGCAGAGATTAACAAAGTTTAGTCATCAAATCACAACGTATAGAAAATAGTTAACCAAAAATGGTGGTTTCAATAACCTCAAGACATACTTTCACTTAAAAATGCATTACTTCATGCAGTGTATAATGCTTACGTGAAGGTCACCAAGGTGGCGGCCATTGTGGTTTCCACCATATATGTACAATTTATCTTGCACGACCGCTGCTCCATGCTAAACATATAAATACACTTGCTTTAGGGGAGAAactaatagaaaagaaaataatgaaaCGAAAATAGAAACAAGTTAAAGAGAATGAACATTATAATTGTAACCTTTTGCAAGAGCATACCTCATATCGGGGCCTAGGACGCTGACCGGATATTTGTGGTGCGATCCATTGATCATAGACTCCAACCGGAACAATGCTCTCCATGACGACATCTTTATCTTGTGTTCCAACTTGATTTCCATTTTCAGTGGAAATAGTCTTTGTCTCTGGATAAGAATTTCCATTCTCTCTTACGAGTTCAATTTTGGAATCGTGCTGTTATACGAGTAAGACAAGATTGGAAagcacaaaagaaaaattaaaagaaaagaagttACAATGTTGATAACAGCAAAATATGCAGAAGAATATAAAGGAAAATGCTCTTATTACAATTTGGCAGACATAACTTCAAGTCGACATGTCTCCTAGACTAAATTTATTCAAACAATTTAGTCCTAAATTCTAAATTCCATATCCTTAAATTTATACCTAGATTAAAATGAGAGCACTAAAATATCTGAGTTGCATAATTGCATGTGTGCCTTGTAGGTGACAGGTAGTAAAACAACAATGTCATATAATAACATAAATTATCTCAAATTCTATTCATCAAACAAAATATTTCTTACTCATTTGACCATGAAAACAGGCCAAATTTTGACTGCACAATAACAAAGTAgcttttaagtttttattttcattgttttttcaATGACAAACTTATTCTAAATTTACCTGAATATAACAGAATAACATGACAAATTAACAATTAAAGTTTATTGCAGGCAATGGTGTAAGCAGAGATGAAAGTTATTTCTGTCAAAAATGATAAAAAATGGCTCACATTCATTTGCACATCTATAACAGGTTCTACAACAGAGCTTGATGCTCTTGAATACCAACCAGGATCTTCTTCCTACACAATAGGAAAAAATAACAGCAAAAGTAATCAGGTAACATTCTGCATTTTACCATTAATCATTGGctaaataaaattatttcattAACCTCCAATATTTTCACAAAAAGACGCATGGCTTCTGTGGAAGACATGTTTCCAAGCTGGTTCCAACTGCATCAATAATTACTTCCCTTAACAACATTCTCCACAATTTtatcaagaaaaataaaagtaatgcatGAAGCAAGTATAACATCAACCTAAGCACTACTAACTTAAAGAACACAACACTCCAAAGAAAATACGAATGGATAAGCACAGTAAATTCAGATTCGCACATAAAGAATATATAGAATACAAGTTTCACGGAGAGAGTTTATCAACACAATAGCATACAGAGCATAGATATTAGCAGACAAACCTTGCCCATTTGCTATGCTCCACAATTTTCCAGGTACTGGGTTCTGGGATGTTACATGGTCCTACAGTAGCCTGACATAACAAATTAAGCATGGATCCATTGAATTAAGCAACAAATTAATGAAACCTTTTTTTCCCACAGAAATATCGACAAAATGGGCCTAAAAATTAATTCGAAAGCTACAATAATAGGAGAGGAGTCACTAATAATCTAAAATTTCATTGTGGCAAATTGGCAATCCTTTTTGTTCCAATTATGAATCTCTTGGTTTCGTAAAGTATTAGCATCACAGACATAAgcaaattaacaataacaaccaaGGTCAGTTAAAAGAATCCGAAAATGCAATTCTGCTTGAATCAAAAGTCGAAAAAACTCTGAGAAGCTTTATAGATtatagattatatatatataaagcgaATCTGTCATCAACCACAATAAAAACACTATCGAATCTTtataacaggaaaaataaatctaattgATTCGGCAGGAGGAAAGAAAATCAGCAAGGACAATGTGGATCGAAGCACAATGAAGCAAAGTAGGAACGAATCAAAGAACTAAAAAGCATATCTATGGGAGAAAAGGGGAAATTGAACCTGGTTATACAAGCTGTAGAGGAGAAGAAGGNNNNNNNNNNNNNNNNNNNNNNNNNNTTTTAttttatccctttttttttttttttgcctctgCTCTTCACTTCGTCGCAGATCCACTGTATTAGCATTATCGCCCCTATTGTTTTGAAAATTACACACTGCCCCGACCTCTCTTTTTCTCTGTAAACTGTTGGATTTACAGCTTCCAAAAACGAAGAAAGGCTTCCTCTGTAGCTTTTGGACAGAAAACAAAAAGGCTTCTTGGCTTCTCCTAATAAGTAGGTTTGGATTTGGGTCGGGGAAGCTCAAGCCCACATTTGTAAATTTTAATCTCTCTTGCGCCTTTATTTTCCCACTGAATTTAAAGTAGAGAAGCTCACACTAATGAGTCTTAGTTCACATAGCATATCtcctctctctattttaaaggtGTAGGGTTCAAACTCTAAAAAttgtaattgaaaaaaaaaatatagtaaaagTGTAAGAAATGTGTAGGTGTATTATGTACAAGATATAGATATGAAATTCGATTCCGATCCAATCTATGCGGTTTACCAAAAGTAGAATCCAATTAAATCTAAGTTAATGCAATTTAAATCAGTTTTcagtttgaattgaattgaatgaacAGTTTAATTTGGATTGGTTTAAATTTATTGGACACCCTTATATACCATGCATTGCTTATTTTGTTTAGAGAAACAATTGCTCTTAACATTTTTTCTCCTATATTTCTCACTTTTAGGTAAGTTACATGATGATTTCTATGGTTCTTAAGGTTATGTTTGGAAGAAA is a genomic window of Arachis ipaensis cultivar K30076 chromosome B06, Araip1.1, whole genome shotgun sequence containing:
- the LOC107645904 gene encoding acyl-CoA-binding domain-containing protein 4 isoform X2; amino-acid sequence: MSSTEAMRLFVKILEEEDPGWYSRASSSVVEPVIDVQMNHDSKIELVRENGNSYPETKTISTENGNQVGTQDKDVVMESIVPVGVYDQWIAPQISGQRPRPRYEHGAAVVQDKLYIYGGNHNGRHLGDLHVLDLRSWTWSKINAKAEVESSSISTRCAGNSLIPWGNKLLSVAGHSKDPSEFIQVKMFDIQTSTWSTLKTSGKAPVSRGGQSANLVGTSLVIFGGQDAKGTLLNDLYILDLETMTWDEIDASGTPPSPRSDHTAAIHVERYLLIFGGASHTTCYNDLHVLDLQTMEWSRPTQLGAIPTPRAGHAGVAIGEYWFIVGGGDTKSGVSETVVLNMSTLAWSVLTSVERPIPVASEGLSLIVTSYNGEDVLVSFGGYNGHYNNEVYVLKPSRKSTLQRKIIKNSIPESVSATQNATKTAPEVESELEASQEGKIREIVMDNHDPAKPKGDLISVLKTEKHELEQSLSKERLNALQLKQELADAETRNSELYTELQSVRGQLAAEQSRCFKLEVEVAELSQKLQTIGTLQRELELLQRQKAASEQAALNAKKRQGSGVWGWLAPPPNQREDDV
- the LOC107645904 gene encoding acyl-CoA-binding domain-containing protein 4 isoform X1, encoding MSSTEAMRLFVKILEEEDPGWYSRASSSVVEPVIDVQMNHDSKIELVRENGNSYPETKTISTENGNQVGTQDKDVVMESIVPVGVYDQWIAPQISGQRPRPRYEHGAAVVQDKLYIYGGNHNGRHLGDLHVLDLRSWTWSKINAKAEVESSSISTRCAGNSLIPWGNKLLSVAGHSKDPSEFIQVKMFDIQTSTWSTLKTSGKAPVSRGGQSANLVGTSLVIFGGQDAKGTLLNDLYILDLETMTWDEIDAIGTPPSPRSDHTAAIHVERYLLIFGGASHTTCYNDLHVLDLQTMEWSRPTQLGAIPTPRAGHAGVAIGEYWFIVGGGDTKSGVSETVVLNMSTLAWSVLTSVERPIPVASEGLSLIVTSYNGEDVLVSFGGYNGHYNNEVYVLKPSRKSTLQRKIIKNSIPESVSATQNATKTAPEVESELEASQEGKIREIVMDNHDPAKPKGDLISVLKTEKHELEQSLSKERLNALQLKQELADAETRNSELYTELQSVRGQLAAEQSRCFKLEVEVAELSQKLQTIGTLQRELELLQRQKAASEQAALNAKKRQGSGVWGWLAPPPNQREDDV